From the genome of Geobacter sp. SVR, one region includes:
- a CDS encoding DJ-1/PfpI family protein encodes MKQLTMRSIMLCLLILSLLASALPVIAGENRSPAAQEPLIDLQPTPALTQKTIGVLIFPGFEMLDAYGPMEMWGNLKHIPAKVWGGAEKKTGVRIVTISAKRGEVPSNQGPKTIAEFGYDDAPQLDYLLVPGGLGIIPLLQDHATITWLRTRVGKAELVMSVCNGASLLAAAGILDNRLATTNKMFWNNSVKPGPKVKWVKKARWIDDGTIVTSSGISAGMDMSLAVIGRLYGKDVAAWLERFTEYSAHRDPAWDPFAVKAGLVE; translated from the coding sequence ATGAAACAACTCACTATGCGAAGCATCATGCTATGCCTCCTTATCCTGTCGCTGCTTGCATCGGCGTTACCCGTCATCGCCGGTGAGAATAGATCGCCTGCAGCGCAAGAGCCTTTGATTGATTTGCAGCCCACGCCGGCACTCACACAGAAAACTATCGGAGTACTGATTTTTCCCGGCTTTGAAATGCTGGATGCCTATGGCCCCATGGAGATGTGGGGAAACCTCAAGCATATACCGGCAAAGGTATGGGGAGGCGCAGAGAAGAAAACCGGCGTACGGATTGTCACGATCTCCGCTAAACGGGGCGAAGTCCCCTCAAATCAGGGACCGAAAACCATAGCCGAATTCGGGTATGACGATGCCCCGCAGTTAGACTACCTGCTGGTACCCGGCGGGTTGGGAATCATTCCGCTGTTGCAGGACCACGCAACAATTACTTGGCTTCGGACGCGGGTAGGGAAAGCGGAACTTGTCATGTCGGTCTGCAACGGTGCATCGCTTCTGGCCGCTGCCGGCATCCTGGACAACCGCCTCGCCACCACAAACAAGATGTTCTGGAATAACTCCGTCAAGCCTGGGCCGAAAGTAAAGTGGGTCAAGAAAGCAAGGTGGATAGACGATGGCACAATTGTCACATCGTCGGGCATCTCGGCAGGTATGGATATGAGCCTGGCGGTCATCGGGCGGCTGTATGGCAAGGATGTCGCTGCCTGGCTGGAGCGATTCACCGAATACAGCGCGCATCGTGACCCGGCATGGGACCCGTTTGCCGTAAAAGCCGGGCTGGTGGAGTGA
- a CDS encoding GlxA family transcriptional regulator, translated as MKRCDVCTPAKNSKSRLVTMVAYEGAEVLDITGPLDVFALANDIHKENGGTEPLYRIETAARAKNDIIVTSSGIRLLADKAWCDCSGMDTLLVAGGPSAELAPADLVDWLRQAATGVRRVGSICTGAFILARAGLLDGRRATTHWSRAEELRRFYPHVDVNEDAIHTKDGSIYTSAGITAGIDLALALLEEDHGRTLALSVARVMVLYFKRHGGQSQFSTSLSAQFREGGSLAPTIQWIRDNYRGSLDNETLAAHAAMSLRNFARVFRREVGATPARFIEQIRLEAAVKLLEETCQSMETVARDCGFQSGEHFRLTFARRFGISPGQYRDRFRSETG; from the coding sequence ATGAAACGTTGTGACGTGTGCACACCTGCCAAGAACTCAAAATCACGACTTGTGACGATGGTCGCCTATGAGGGGGCCGAGGTTCTGGATATAACCGGACCGTTGGATGTGTTCGCCCTTGCAAACGACATCCATAAGGAGAATGGCGGCACGGAGCCCCTCTATCGTATCGAAACAGCGGCCAGGGCAAAAAATGACATAATAGTCACCTCGTCCGGAATCAGACTTCTGGCCGATAAGGCTTGGTGCGATTGTTCCGGCATGGATACGCTCCTTGTGGCGGGCGGCCCGTCGGCGGAACTGGCACCGGCTGACCTGGTGGATTGGCTGCGCCAGGCAGCCACCGGTGTGCGACGGGTCGGGTCGATCTGCACCGGCGCATTCATCCTGGCACGGGCAGGGCTACTGGATGGCCGCCGGGCAACAACCCATTGGAGCAGAGCAGAGGAACTCCGCCGTTTTTATCCGCATGTCGATGTCAATGAAGATGCCATTCATACCAAGGATGGTTCGATTTACACCTCGGCCGGGATAACGGCAGGGATTGATCTGGCGCTGGCACTCCTGGAGGAAGATCATGGCCGGACACTGGCACTGAGCGTAGCGCGGGTGATGGTGTTGTATTTCAAGCGGCATGGTGGACAATCCCAGTTCAGCACGTCCCTTTCAGCCCAGTTCCGCGAAGGCGGCTCCCTGGCTCCGACCATACAGTGGATACGCGACAATTACCGGGGCAGCCTGGACAACGAAACCCTGGCCGCGCACGCTGCCATGAGCCTGCGCAATTTTGCCCGAGTCTTCAGGCGCGAAGTCGGTGCGACGCCTGCCCGATTCATCGAACAAATTCGCCTTGAAGCAGCGGTCAAGCTCCTTGAGGAAACCTGCCAGTCAATGGAAACCGTCGCCCGGGATTGCGGCTTCCAGTCCGGCGAACACTTCAGGCTGACATTTGCCCGCCGCTTCGGGATTAGCCCCGGCCAGTACCGGGACAGATTCCGGTCGGAGACCGGATAA
- the dnaE gene encoding DNA polymerase III subunit alpha gives METPNSSVASDTGSAPPFVHLHLHTQYSLLDGAIRLEDLIAKAKAHNMPAVAITDHGNMFGAVEFYLKCKKAGIKPIIGCEVYLAPDSRFARDSKGISDAAYHLVLLCENLVGYKNLSYLTSAGYKEGFYYRPRIDRELLEKHAEGLIALSACLKGEVAMQCGRGRMDEALETARWYSELFPGRYYIELQENTLPEQDVVNKRLLEVATELNLPLVATNDCHYLNREDARAHEVLLCIQTGKTMSDPTHMKFSADEFYVKTPGEMAAAFSYAPQAIANTVAIAERCNIELPLEKEYYFPHFEPPPGQNHDDMLEQLATEGLKERMSTILAKYPDMSLEQQQSYFDRLRIELDCIRAMKFPAYFLIVSDFITWAKNKGIPVGPGRGSAAGSLVAYAIKITDLDPLPYNLLFERFLNPERISMPDIDVDFCQDRREEVIQYVVEKYGRERVCQIITFGTMKAKAVVRDVGRALNMAYGDVDRIAKLVPDDLKMTLEKAIKQEPQLKELADADPQVKDLLDTALCLEGLTRHASTHAAGVVVAPNQMEEYLPVYKDQKTGSINTQYSMKYVEMVGLVKFDFLGLKNLTVIQNAVRLVKEKNPDFDITRLRDDDQASYDLITAGNTTGIFQLESSGMKEMLVKLKPSCFEDVIAACALYRPGPLGCGMVDDFIERKHGRQKVVYDLPQLEPILKDTYGVIVYQEQVMQISRTLAGYSLGRADLLRRAMGKKDPLVMAKEKEPFLEGAKAQGLDPKKAEAIFDQMAKFAEYGFNKSHSAAYALIAYQTAYLKAHYPVEFMAALLTCDMDSTDKVIKNIADCREQGIEVLPPDINKSGLSFTVVGHSMRFGLGAVKGVGTGAVEAILEARGDEPFKDIFDFCERIDMRRANKKVLEALIKCGAFDSTKAHRAALMEGLEAAMSYGQKIQEEKASAQVSLFGTAEVVKSNGNGGMKLPNAAEWHDKQKLAFEKEALGFLITGHPLDRYIDDIKRLASSEIARLTEQADGSEVRVCGIVSSLKEIITKKGDRMGFVTIEDLTGSVEITVFSDIYTTAVSLLKSDDPLLITGKLERGEKGAKILVQAAKEGGSEWQQKNRGPAGDIKLLSEARSQTTKRVLFTLRLDETPADRLDTFKEIISRHPGSVPACIQFLIPERSRSTLPLSPDLNVAASDDLRLEVERLFGYNAATFE, from the coding sequence ATGGAAACCCCCAACAGCAGCGTCGCGAGCGATACCGGCTCCGCCCCCCCCTTTGTCCATCTCCATCTCCATACCCAGTATTCGCTGTTGGATGGCGCCATCCGCCTGGAAGACCTGATCGCCAAGGCCAAGGCCCACAACATGCCTGCCGTGGCGATCACCGACCACGGTAACATGTTCGGTGCGGTCGAATTCTACCTCAAGTGCAAGAAGGCGGGCATCAAGCCGATCATCGGCTGCGAGGTGTACCTGGCCCCGGACTCGCGCTTTGCCAGGGATTCCAAGGGCATCTCCGACGCAGCCTACCACCTGGTGCTCCTGTGCGAGAACCTGGTCGGTTACAAGAACCTCTCCTACCTGACCTCGGCCGGCTACAAGGAGGGCTTCTATTACCGCCCCCGCATCGATCGCGAGTTGCTGGAAAAGCATGCCGAGGGGCTGATCGCGTTGTCGGCCTGCCTGAAGGGCGAGGTGGCCATGCAGTGCGGCCGCGGCCGGATGGATGAGGCGCTGGAGACGGCACGCTGGTACAGCGAGCTGTTTCCCGGGCGTTATTACATCGAGCTGCAGGAGAACACCCTGCCGGAGCAGGATGTCGTCAACAAGCGCCTGCTGGAGGTGGCAACCGAGCTGAACCTGCCGCTGGTGGCGACCAACGACTGTCATTACCTGAACCGCGAGGACGCCCGCGCCCATGAAGTGCTGCTCTGCATCCAGACTGGCAAGACCATGAGCGACCCGACCCACATGAAGTTTTCGGCCGACGAGTTCTACGTCAAGACCCCGGGGGAGATGGCGGCCGCCTTCAGCTACGCCCCCCAGGCCATCGCCAATACGGTGGCCATTGCCGAGCGCTGCAACATCGAATTGCCGCTGGAGAAGGAATACTATTTCCCGCACTTCGAACCCCCTCCGGGCCAGAACCACGACGACATGCTGGAACAGCTGGCCACCGAAGGGCTCAAGGAGCGGATGAGTACCATCCTGGCCAAGTACCCGGACATGAGCCTGGAACAGCAGCAGTCCTACTTCGACCGCCTGCGGATAGAACTGGACTGCATCCGCGCCATGAAGTTCCCGGCCTACTTCCTGATCGTGTCCGACTTCATCACCTGGGCCAAGAACAAGGGCATCCCGGTCGGTCCGGGCAGGGGCTCCGCCGCCGGTTCTCTGGTGGCCTACGCCATCAAGATCACCGACCTGGACCCCCTGCCCTACAATCTGCTGTTCGAGCGTTTCCTCAATCCCGAACGTATCTCCATGCCCGATATCGACGTCGACTTCTGCCAGGACCGCCGCGAGGAGGTCATCCAGTACGTTGTCGAAAAGTACGGCCGCGAGCGGGTCTGCCAGATCATCACCTTCGGTACCATGAAGGCCAAGGCCGTGGTGCGCGACGTGGGACGGGCTCTGAATATGGCCTACGGCGACGTGGACAGGATCGCCAAGCTGGTGCCGGATGACCTGAAGATGACGCTGGAGAAGGCCATCAAGCAGGAGCCGCAACTGAAGGAACTGGCCGACGCCGACCCGCAGGTGAAGGATCTGCTGGATACGGCCCTGTGCCTGGAAGGGTTGACCCGGCACGCCTCGACCCACGCCGCCGGCGTAGTGGTGGCCCCCAACCAGATGGAGGAGTACCTGCCGGTCTACAAGGACCAGAAAACCGGATCGATCAACACCCAGTACTCCATGAAATATGTCGAGATGGTCGGACTGGTGAAGTTCGACTTCCTGGGACTCAAGAACCTGACCGTGATCCAGAATGCCGTGCGGCTGGTCAAGGAGAAGAACCCTGACTTCGACATCACCCGCCTCAGGGACGACGACCAGGCCAGTTACGACCTGATCACCGCCGGTAACACCACCGGCATCTTCCAGCTCGAATCGAGCGGCATGAAGGAGATGCTGGTCAAGCTCAAGCCCTCCTGCTTCGAGGATGTCATCGCGGCCTGCGCCCTGTACCGTCCCGGTCCGCTGGGCTGCGGCATGGTGGACGACTTCATCGAGCGCAAGCATGGCCGCCAGAAGGTGGTCTACGATCTGCCGCAACTGGAGCCGATCCTGAAGGACACCTACGGGGTCATCGTCTACCAGGAGCAGGTCATGCAGATCTCCCGTACCCTGGCCGGCTATTCGCTGGGGCGCGCCGACCTGCTGCGCCGCGCCATGGGCAAGAAGGACCCCCTGGTCATGGCCAAGGAAAAGGAGCCTTTCCTGGAGGGGGCCAAGGCCCAGGGTCTCGACCCCAAAAAGGCCGAGGCTATCTTCGACCAGATGGCCAAGTTCGCCGAGTACGGCTTCAACAAGTCGCACTCGGCCGCCTATGCCCTGATCGCCTACCAGACCGCCTATCTCAAGGCCCATTACCCGGTGGAGTTCATGGCGGCGCTTTTGACCTGCGATATGGACAGCACCGACAAGGTCATCAAGAACATCGCCGACTGCCGTGAACAGGGCATCGAAGTGCTGCCACCCGATATCAACAAGTCCGGGCTCTCCTTCACCGTGGTGGGCCACTCGATGCGCTTCGGTCTGGGAGCGGTCAAAGGGGTCGGTACCGGGGCCGTGGAGGCGATTCTGGAGGCCCGCGGTGATGAGCCGTTCAAGGATATCTTCGACTTCTGCGAACGGATCGACATGCGACGCGCCAACAAAAAGGTGCTGGAGGCGCTGATCAAGTGCGGCGCCTTCGACTCCACCAAGGCCCATCGCGCAGCACTGATGGAGGGGCTGGAAGCGGCCATGTCCTACGGCCAGAAGATACAGGAGGAAAAGGCCAGCGCCCAGGTTTCCCTGTTTGGGACCGCCGAGGTGGTCAAGAGCAACGGCAATGGCGGCATGAAACTGCCCAATGCAGCGGAGTGGCACGACAAGCAGAAGCTGGCCTTCGAGAAGGAGGCCCTCGGCTTCCTGATTACCGGCCACCCGCTCGACCGCTACATCGACGACATCAAGCGGCTGGCCAGCAGCGAAATTGCCAGGCTGACCGAACAGGCCGACGGCAGCGAGGTGCGCGTCTGCGGCATCGTCTCCAGCCTGAAGGAGATAATCACCAAAAAAGGGGACCGGATGGGCTTCGTCACCATCGAAGACCTGACCGGTTCGGTCGAGATAACGGTCTTCTCGGATATCTACACGACAGCGGTCAGTCTGCTGAAATCCGACGACCCCCTGCTGATCACCGGCAAGCTTGAGCGGGGCGAGAAAGGGGCTAAAATTCTGGTACAGGCAGCCAAAGAGGGGGGCAGCGAATGGCAGCAGAAGAACCGCGGTCCTGCCGGCGACATCAAGCTCCTGAGCGAAGCACGC